From one Rosa rugosa chromosome 4, drRosRugo1.1, whole genome shotgun sequence genomic stretch:
- the LOC133706953 gene encoding homeobox protein knotted-1-like 1, whose translation MEAFMGSYKEKENQEENQDDHHHEILKTRISSHPLYGLLVETHLDCLKVGGNEDDLEESDALRDYMKQLDNHKTSTLGESELDHFMEAYCLALRKLKEAMEEPHQKSMTFITNMHHQLKELTATRSHLDLPESPASFHHHRHTSGERKPEMIDCARRSI comes from the exons ATGGAGGCTTTCATGGGCAGTTACAAGGAGAAAGAAAACCAAGAAGAAAATCAAGATGATCATCATCATGAGATCCTCAAAACTAGAATCTCTAGCCATCCTTTATATGGGCTCTTGGTTGAAACTCACCTAGACTGTCTGAAG GTAGGTGGTAATGAAGATGACCTAGAGGAAAGTGATGCCCTCAGGGATTATATGAAGCAGCTTGACAATCACAAGACCAGTACTTTAGGAGAATCAGAGCTCGATCACTTCATG GAAGCATATTGCTTGGCACTTAGGAAGCTGAAGGAAGCAATGGAGGAACCTCACCAAAAGTCCATGACTTTCATAACTAACATGCACCATCAACTCAAGGAGCTAACCGCCACCAGGTCTCATCTTGATCTACCTGAATCACCTGCCAGcttccaccaccaccgccacaCTTCTG GTGAAAGAAAGCCAGAGATGATCGACTGTGCCAGAAGATCGATCTAG
- the LOC133746420 gene encoding dihydropyrimidine dehydrogenase (NADP(+)), chloroplastic, protein MASLSLTQIRGNNPVAEFARTRSPQLGFPLRSSRVGFRVFASESSKGPEPDLSVDVNGLHMPNPFVIGSGPPGTNYTVMKRAFDEGWGAVIAKTVSLDAAKVKNVTPRYAKLRADANGSAKGQIIGWENIELISDRPLETMLKEFKQLKEEYPDRILIASIMEEYNKAGWEELIDRVEQTGVDAFEINFSCPHGMPERKMGAAVGQDCVLLEEVCGWINAKATIPVWAKMTPNVTDITQPARVALSSGCEGVSAINTIMSVMGINLTTLRPEPCVEGYSTPGGYSSKAVHPIALAKVMSIAKMMKSEFANKDLSLSGIGGVETGGDAAEFILLGANSVQVCTGVMMHGYGVVKKLCSELKDFMRQHNFSSIEDFRGASLEYFTTHTDLVRRQQEAILQRKAVKRGLQSDKDWTGDGFVKETESMVSN, encoded by the exons ATGGCGTCTCTTAGCTTGACTCAGATCAGAGGCAACAACCCAGTTGCCGAGTTTGCCAGAACTCGTTCTCCTCAGTTGGGTTTCCCTCTTCGGTCTAGCAGAGTTGGGTTTCGGGTGTTTGCGTCAGAGAGCAGCAAGGGCCCAGAGCCTGATCTGAGCGTTGATGTAAATGGGTTGCACATGCCCAACCCTTTCGTTATCGGGTCGGGTCCACCCGGTACTAACTACACCGTCATGAaaagggcctttgatgaaggCTGGGGTGCTGTGATTGCCAAAACT GTGTCGCTAGACGCAGCAAAAGTGAAGAATGTCACTCCACGATATGCAAAGCTACGTGCTGATGCAAATGGCTCAGCCAAAGGGCAGATTATTGGGTGGGAGAATATAGAACTTATAAGTGATCGACCTCTTGAAACAATGTTGAAAGAATTCAAGCAATTGAAGGAAGAGTATCCGGACAGGATTCTGATTGCTTCAATCATGGAGGAATATAACAAAGCTGGCTGGGAGGAACTTATTGATCGTGTGGAGCAAACTGGAGTT gatgcctTTGAAATCAACTTCTCCTGTCCTCATGGTATGCCGGAGCGCAAGATGGGTGCTGCTGTTGGGCAAGACTGTGTACTGCTGGAAGAAGTCTGTGGATGGATCAATGCCAAAGCTACAATTCCGGTTTGGGCAAAGATGACTCCTAACGTCACTGACATTACACAG CCAGCTAGAGTGGCTCTTAGCTCAGGATGTGAGGGAGTATCTGCTATTAACACGATCATGAGTGTAATGGGAATCAATCTGACTACCTTACGGCCTGAGCCTTGTGTGGAGGG ataCTCGACTCCTGGGGGCTATTCTTCCAAGGCAGTTCATCCTATTGCACTTGCAAAAGTGATGAGTATCGCAAAAATGATGAAATCAGAATTTGCTAATAAAGATCTCTCACTTTCTGGGATCGGTGGTGTTGAGACCGGTGGTGATGCTGCTGAATTTATCCTTCTGGGAGCAAATTCTGTTCAG GTCTGTACTGGGGTTATGATGCATGGGTACGGCGTTGTGAAGAAACTCTGTTCTGAGCTAAAGGATTTCATGAGACAGCACAATTTCTCATCTATAGAAGATTTCAGAGG GGCTTCCCTCGAGTATTTTACAACGCATACTGATTTAGTACGCAGACAGCAAGAAGCCATCCTACAAAGAAAAGCTGTGAAGAGAGGGTTGCAGTCCGACAAAGATTGGACAGGAGATGGTTTCGTTAAAGAGACCGAGAGCATGGTCTCTAATTAA
- the LOC133743197 gene encoding mitogen-activated protein kinase kinase 9: MALIRERRQLNLCSLPLPEPSERRPRFTLPLPPTAAVATTTNCSSAAAASDLERLEVLGHGNGGTVYKVRHKRTGANYALKIVKGDSDPTVRRQLYREIEILRRTDSPHVVHCNAIIEKPTGDIWILMEYMDSGTLETSLKENGTFSEAKVAHVARQVLNGLNYLHTQKIIHRDIKPANLLVNSNMEVKIADFGVSKMMCRTLDNCNSYVGTCAYMSPERFDPDTYGGNYNGYASDIWSLGLTLMELYMGHFPFLPPGQRPDWATLMCAICFGEPPALPEGVSEEFRSFMECCLQKESGKRWTAAQLLTHPFVCKDPKAIR; this comes from the coding sequence ATGGCTCTCATCCGGGAACGCCGCCAGCTCAACCTCTGCAGCCTCCCCTTGCCGGAACCCTCCGAGCGTCGCCCACGTTTCACTCTACCTCTCCCTCCCACCGCCGCCGTGGCAACCACCACCAACtgctcctccgccgccgccgcctccgACCTCGAAAGACTAGAGGTACTAGGCCACGGTAACGGCGGCACAGTCTACAAAGTCCGCCACAAGCGCACTGGAGCTAACTACGCCCTAAAAATAGTGAAAGGCGACTCCGACCCCACCGTCCGCCGCCAGCTCTACCGCGAAATAGAAATCCTCCGCCGCACGGACTCCCCCCACGTGGTTCACTGCAACGCCATAATCGAGAAGCCCACCGGAGACATCTGGATTCTCATGGAGTACATGGACTCGGGAACATTAGAGACCTCGCTCAAAGAAAACGGCACGTTCTCCGAGGCCAAGGTCGCTCATGTAGCTCGTCAAGTCCTCAACGGTCTCAATTACCTCCACACTCAGAAGATCATCCACCGTGACATCAAGCCAGCCAATCTGTTAGTCAACAGCAACATGGAAGTCAAGATTGCCGACTTCGGCGTCAGCAAAATGATGTGCCGAACTCTCGATAACTGTAACTCATACGTCGGGACTTGTGCTTACATGAGCCCGGAGAGATTTGACCCTGACACTTACGGTGGAAACTACAATGGATACGCCAGTGATATATGGAGCTTGGGTCTGACCCTCATGGAGCTTTACATGGGCCACTTTCCGTTCTTGCCTCCGGGTCAGAGACCCGACTGGGCGACCCTTATGTGCGCCATATGTTTCGGGGAGCCACCGGCCTTGCCGGAGGGGGTGTCGGAGGAGTTTAGGAGTTTTATGGAGTGTTGCTTGCAAAAGGAGTCGGGGAAGAGGTGGACGGCGGCTCAGCTTTTGACGCACCCGTTTGTTTGTAAAGATCCGAAAGCCATTCGGTGA